CGTCTTCTCCCCGAAGTGGCACGTCCCGCGCTCCATCGCGGTCAAGGACAAGCTTCCCAAGATAAAGAAGGACCCCTCCTACATACGCAGGCAGGGGATGAAGGTCTACACCGTCGGCGAGACCGGGATCGAGGAGGTGGAGCCGGAGTCCATCGACTGGGAGGAGGTCGACGCCTCCAACTTCGCCTACCGGATCGTGCAGGACGCGCGCGACGACAACGCCCTCGGCAGGGTCAAGTTCATGTTCCCGAACCGCCACGACGTCTATCTGCACGACACGCCCACCAAGTCGCTGTTCAACTCCGGCACGCGCACGTTCAGCTCCGGCTGCATACGCATCTCCGACCCGATCTGGTTCGCCGAGTACCTCCTCAGGGATACCGGCGCCTGGGACCGGGGCCGCATCGACGGCGCCATGAAGCGCGCGAGCCCGCTCGTGGTGGATTTGCCCGAGAAGATGCCGATCCACATCCTCTACATCTCGGCGCGCGGCGACGAGAGGGGTGAGCCCGTGTTCAGGCACGACGTCTACGGGTTCGACCGCGCCCTCTCGAAGAGGCTGTGCGGTCAGTGACCGGACATCTTTCCCCCTTTGCCCCGTGTCATATAACAAGTGCTTGTTTCATGGGCCGCGAAGTGGTAAATAAGGGAAAAGTTTGACGTTAACGGCGTTCCGATGTGTGCGGGGGAGACCGATGGCACAAGCAAACCGCCGTGTCCTTGCCAGGTCGCTCAAAGATATAACCGATGTGAATCCGGACCAGCTCAGGGGGGACCGCCCCAGGCCGGTGCTCGTCTCCGCGCCCGCGGCGGAGCCGGTTCCGGAGGGCGACGACGGGCGCTCCGCCTGCCAGGTGATATGCGTGGCCAGCGGCAAGGGCGGCACCGGCAAGACCGTGGTCACCACCAACCTCGCCGTGTCGCTCGTCCAGCAGGGGCTCGACGTGCTGCTGTTCGACGCGGACCTGGGGCTGGCCAACGCCCACGTGCTGCTCGGGGTGAGCCCGCCCTACGACATCTCGCAGGTTGTCTCGGGCGAGCGCAGGCTCGACGAGGTGGTCGTGGAGTGCCACGCCGGGGTGAAGCTCATAAGCGGCGGCTCCGGGTTCTCGGACCTGGCCGAGCTCAAGGACTGGCAGGTGCGCAACATCGCCGACCAGCTCAAGGTCTACGAGGACCACGCCGACGTGATCCTCGTCGATCTCTCGGCCGGGATCAGCCCGCAGGTGATGCGCTTTCTGAACACCGCGCACGACGTGATCGTCGTGACCACCCCAGACGTCACCGCGCTGCTCGACGCCTACGCCACGGTCAAGTCCATGTCGAGGGGTAGGGCCGGCCTCGAGGTGAAGGTCGTCGTCAACCGCGCCAGGAACGAGGGGGAGGCGAGGGCGGCCTTCGAGAAGATGCAGAGCGTGGTCTCGAGGCACCTCGAGGGCGTGACCCTCAGCATGTTCGAGTGGATACCGTTCAACTGGTACGTGCAGAACTCGGTCAACATGCGCCAGCCGGTGGTGCTGCTCCACCCGAAGAGCTTCGTGACGAGGACCTTCAGCGACATGGCCTCGCGGCTCAAGGGCGAGAACGCCAGGTGGAAAGAGCGGGCGCGCTCGGAGCAGGCCGACAGGCACGAGGGGGGTGCGCTCTCCTTCGCCAGGAGGCTGGCGAGGATGGTCTTCAAATAGGCGGGGATGAAGCTGATAAACATAAAGGGGATGACCCCCAAACAGGAGAGATCGTACCGGCTCTGCGTCGCGGGGCAGCGGATCGCCTTCGACAGGGAGGAGGCGATCGAGGCGCTGCAGGGGCAGATCGCCTCGGTGGAGCCGGAGTCGAAGGTCCTCGGCAGGGGGCTGGCGGTGCCGGAGCTCGGGCGCATAGACCTCGTCGCGGTGGACGGCGAGGGCAGGCTCCTCGCCGCCTCGGTCTGCGACGAGCTCACGCCCGAGGACGTGGCCCTGGCCATCATGCGGTGCAAGTGGGCCACCGACAACATCGATATGCTCCAGCACATCTACTCCCGCCGCTTCAGGGCCGGCGACGCCAGGGCCTGGGTGCTGGCCCGCTCGATAGCGCCCTCGGCCGCGGCCATCACGGCCCGGATGGGGACGCCGCTTGAGATATTCACCATGGAGATGCTCGATCTGGCCGGCGATGCGTGGATGGTGCTCAGAAGGCATGCGGGCGGGGTCTCGGCCCCGGCCGCGCCGGCGGCGGAGCCGTGCGTCGCGGAGGAGGGGCCGGCCGCGGGAAGGGGCGTCGTGGGGATCAGGTCCGTGCTGACCCGCGAGGAGATCGACGACTTCTTCGCCCCGGCAGGGGACGGGGAGGAGATAACAAACAGCGGTTCCGTGTTCAGGGACCTCTAGGGGGAGGGCTCATGTTCGTCATATCCGTGGCAAATCAGAAGGGCGGTTCGGGAAAGACGACCACTGCCGTCAACCTCGCGGCATGCCTCGCGATGAAGGGGTGCCGCACGCTGCTGGTGGACCTGGAC
This portion of the Pseudomonadota bacterium genome encodes:
- a CDS encoding P-loop NTPase codes for the protein MAQANRRVLARSLKDITDVNPDQLRGDRPRPVLVSAPAAEPVPEGDDGRSACQVICVASGKGGTGKTVVTTNLAVSLVQQGLDVLLFDADLGLANAHVLLGVSPPYDISQVVSGERRLDEVVVECHAGVKLISGGSGFSDLAELKDWQVRNIADQLKVYEDHADVILVDLSAGISPQVMRFLNTAHDVIVVTTPDVTALLDAYATVKSMSRGRAGLEVKVVVNRARNEGEARAAFEKMQSVVSRHLEGVTLSMFEWIPFNWYVQNSVNMRQPVVLLHPKSFVTRTFSDMASRLKGENARWKERARSEQADRHEGGALSFARRLARMVFK